One genomic window of Streptomyces sp. NBC_01276 includes the following:
- a CDS encoding aldehyde dehydrogenase family protein: MPLLDPTLWQDGPTLTGGTAPVVEPATGRTLATVDLAGPADVGEAAVRARAAQRDWARAGHPERAAVLRRAGDLFTAHAGELREWLVRESGSIPGKADFELHVAAQECYEAAALASRPVGQVLPSEAPRLSFTRRVPAGVVGVIAPFNAPLILSIRSVAPALALGNAVLLKPDRRTAVCGGLALAAVFAAAGLPAGLLHVLPGGARTGSAVVADPRVRVVSFTGSTAAGRSVGELAGRHLTRAHLELGGNSALVVLADADVEAAVAQASWGSFFHQGQICMTAGRHLVHASLYDEYVERLAARAEALAVGDPYREPVHLGPLLDRTQLERVHGLVEASVEQGAKLVAGGTHRDLFYRPTVLAGVADDTPAYAEEVFGPVAPVRSFATEDEAVELASAGPYGLSLGIVTRDAGHGLELAGRIPTGIAHVNDQTVNDEAVAPFGGVGASGTGARFGGEANLDAFTELRWTTARTTPPAHPF, encoded by the coding sequence ATGCCACTGCTCGACCCGACTCTCTGGCAGGACGGACCCACCCTCACCGGGGGCACGGCCCCGGTCGTCGAACCCGCGACCGGCCGTACCCTCGCCACCGTCGACCTCGCCGGGCCCGCCGACGTGGGGGAGGCCGCCGTACGGGCCCGCGCAGCCCAGCGCGACTGGGCTCGGGCGGGCCACCCGGAGCGCGCGGCCGTGCTGCGCCGCGCCGGGGACCTGTTCACGGCCCACGCCGGTGAACTGCGGGAATGGCTGGTCCGGGAGTCGGGTTCGATTCCCGGCAAGGCGGACTTCGAGCTGCACGTCGCCGCCCAGGAGTGCTACGAGGCCGCCGCGCTGGCCTCCCGCCCGGTCGGGCAGGTGCTGCCCAGTGAGGCGCCCCGGCTCTCCTTCACCCGGCGGGTGCCGGCGGGGGTGGTCGGGGTGATCGCCCCCTTCAACGCCCCGCTGATCCTCTCGATCCGCTCCGTGGCGCCCGCGCTCGCGCTCGGCAACGCGGTCCTGCTCAAGCCGGACCGCCGCACCGCCGTCTGCGGCGGCCTCGCCCTCGCCGCCGTGTTCGCGGCCGCCGGACTGCCGGCCGGGCTGCTGCACGTCCTGCCCGGCGGGGCGCGGACGGGTTCCGCGGTGGTGGCCGACCCGCGCGTGCGGGTCGTGTCCTTCACCGGCTCCACCGCCGCCGGGCGCTCCGTCGGCGAACTGGCGGGCCGTCATCTCACCCGTGCCCACCTGGAGTTGGGCGGGAACTCGGCGCTCGTCGTGCTCGCCGACGCGGACGTCGAGGCCGCCGTCGCTCAGGCCTCCTGGGGCTCCTTCTTCCACCAGGGCCAGATCTGCATGACCGCGGGACGCCACCTCGTCCACGCCTCGCTCTACGACGAGTACGTGGAACGGCTCGCCGCCCGCGCCGAGGCCCTGGCCGTCGGCGACCCGTACCGCGAGCCCGTGCACCTCGGCCCGCTGCTCGACCGGACCCAGCTGGAGCGGGTCCACGGCCTGGTCGAGGCCAGCGTGGAGCAGGGCGCCAAGCTGGTCGCGGGCGGCACCCACCGGGACCTGTTCTACCGGCCGACCGTGCTCGCGGGGGTGGCCGACGACACCCCCGCCTACGCGGAGGAGGTCTTCGGTCCGGTGGCACCCGTACGGTCCTTCGCGACGGAGGACGAAGCGGTGGAGCTGGCCTCGGCGGGCCCCTACGGACTCTCCCTGGGCATCGTCACCCGCGACGCGGGACACGGCCTGGAGCTGGCCGGACGCATCCCGACCGGTATCGCCCACGTCAACGACCAGACCGTGAACGACGAGGCGGTGGCCCCCTTCGGCGGGGTCGGCGCCTCCGGTACGGGCGCCCGCTTCGGCGGCGAGGCCAACCTCGACGCCTTCACCGAGCTGCGCTGGACCACGGCCCGCACCACCCCGCCGGCCCACCCGTTCTAG